The Primulina eburnea isolate SZY01 chromosome 13, ASM2296580v1, whole genome shotgun sequence genome includes a region encoding these proteins:
- the LOC140810624 gene encoding uncharacterized protein At5g08430, translating into MKDTFWLEEYSGKPLLSLKRKRRVGKKRIEFIGWGSRPLLEFLGTIGEDTVKKFSQREVSEFVTKYVHDKSLVKKNKRVECDEILRALFGRPSVSRTKIYDLLEEHFAENLDESDDDLLCSSEEENYKEKSSKSNFNGHKKKDFESPKSCFAAIIPENIKLIYLKRTLVQEFLKVPESFECKIVGSFVRMKSDPNYIYQKNRFQLQQVTGVKMLSGASDAGIETCLQVSNHFKDVPICMLSDDNFSEEEMEDLRDRIKADLFKKMTVVEFNLKAKMLHEDITKHWIAKEISLLQKLIDHANEKGRRKELFELLERRKQLQKPSEQEKLLATIPEVIAEELVPDETVAVSSEKAERNSGSPNSALGVSDVSSADASGFVNLIIRSQVILNDSTAIREKDVRAFDIIPVEAPNGDTNAQGAFKQVEEMSFEDLATPSEVTLKDLNVAADKDGIGVNCPIPFEALNRDKSFCETFKQVEETTAPTEVIELSDDESEPETNETNSESSDNAVWHYLDPQGEIQGPFSLNILKLWSEYNYFHSGFEVWKTGQSQNEGVLLVDVLRQTFPS; encoded by the exons ATGAAAGACACATTTTGGTTGGAGGAATACAGTGGGAAACCGCTTCTTTCTTTGAAAAGGAAGAGAAGAGTTGGAAAAAAAAGAATAGAATTTATTGGTTGGGGATCCAGACCTCTTCTTGAATTTCTTGGAACAATTGGTGAGGATACAGTGAAAAAGTTTTCCCAACGTGAGGTGTCCGAGTTCGTTACCAAGTATGTACATGATAAAAGTCTTGTAAAGAAGAATAAGAGAGTTGAATGTGATGAGATCCTTCGAGCCCTTTTTGGAAGGCCATCTGTATCTCGAACAAAAATATATGATTTGCTAGAGGAGCACTTCGCTGAAAACCTTGATGAGTCAGACGATGATCTGCTATGCAGTTCGGAAGAGGAAAATTATAAAGAAAAAAGCTCAAAAAGTAATTTTAATGGTCACAAAAAGAAGGATTTCGAGTCTCCAAAAAGTTGCTTTGCAGCTATTATCCCTGAGAACATCAAactaatttatttaaagaggacATTAGTTCAGGAGTTTCTCAAGGTTCCTGAAAGCTTCGAGTGTAAAATAGTGGGGAGTTTCGTTAGAATGAAATCTGATCCTAATTACATTTACCAAAAGAACCGCTTTCAGCTTCAACAAGTTACAG GTGTCAAAATGCTTTCTGGAGCTAGTGATGCTGGTATAGAAACTTGTCTACAAGTTTCAAATCATTTTAAAGATGTTCCTATCTGCATGCTGTCAGACGATAACTTTTCTGAG GAAGAAATGGAGGATTTACGAGACAGAATTAAAGCTGATTTGTTCAAAAAGATGACTGTC GTGGAGTTCAATTTGAAGGCCAAAATGTTGCACGAAGATATAACGAAACAT TGGATTGCGAAAGAAATATCTTTGTTGCAAAAGCTCATTGATCATGCCAATGAAAAAGGACGGCGGAAAGA GTTATTCGAGCTCCTAGAAAGAAGGAAGCAGCTACAGAAACCATCAGAACAGGAAAAATTATTGGCTACCATTCCAGAAGTTATTGCTGAAGAATTAGTGCCTGATGAGACTGTGGCAGTGTCTTCTGAAAAAGCAGAAAGAAATAGCGGTTCACCAAATTCAGCTCTCGGGGTTTCAGATGTATCCAGCGCAGATGCCTCAG GATTTGTGAATCTCATTATCCGTTCTCAAGTTATTCTCAATGATTCAACTGCTATCAGAGAAAAGGACGTGAGAGCTTTCGACATCAtacctgttgaggctccgaatG GAGATACAAATGCTCAAGGGGCGTTCAAACAGGTGGAGGAAATGA GCTTTGAAGATCTTGCAACCCCGTCTGAAGTTACTTTGAAGGACCTGAATGTTGCCGCAGACAAGGATGGGATTGGTGTCAATTGCCCCATACCATTTGAGGCTCTGAACC GAGACAAAAGTTTTTGTGAGACTTTCAAACAAGTGGAGGAAACAA CAGCTCCAACTGAGGTAATTGAGTTGAGCGACGATGAATCAGAGCCAGAGACAAACGAAACAAACAGCGAATCCTCCGACAATGCTGTATGGCACTATTTGGATCCCCAAGGGGAAATTCAGGGTCCCTTTTCGTTGAACATATTGAAGCTATGGAGCGAGTATAATTACTTCCATTCGGGGTTTGAGGTTTGGAAAACCGGTCAGAGCCAAAATGAAGGTGTTCTTTTGGTTGATGTTCTGAGGCAGACGTTTCCTTCGTGA
- the LOC140810625 gene encoding zinc finger A20 and AN1 domain-containing stress-associated protein 5-like, which translates to MAQKTEKEDAEFKVVPETIVLCAKCGVAYNSAAGNSCQKCFGTSSAVAPVKSPVAERLIDHVYEEKSFRSTSSLKFPPETDSNPAERSRAPKGEASAESQPPPVKREVNRCSGCRMKVGLTGFRCRCGELFCANHRYSDRHDCSYDYKASGREAIARENPVVKAPKIVKI; encoded by the coding sequence ATGGCGCAAAAAACCGAGAAGGAAGATGCTGAGTTCAAGGTCGTACCTGAAACAATCGTTTTATGCGCGAAATGCGGCGTCGCTTATAATTCCGCCGCCGGCAATTCGTGCCAGAAATGTTTCGGCACCAGCTCCGCAGTCGCGCCTGTGAAATCACCGGTTGCAGAGAGGCTGATCGATCACGTATACGAAGAGAAATCATTCAGATCTACCTCTTCTTTAAAGTTTCCCCCGGAGACGGATTCTAATCCGGCGGAGAGGAGCAGAGCTCCGAAGGGAGAGGCGTCGGCGGAGTCTCAGCCGCCACCTGTGAAGAGAGAAGTGAACCGTTGCTCCGGTTGCCGCATGAAGGTAGGCCTGACCGGGTTTAGATGCCGCTGTGGCGAACTTTTCTGCGCCAATCATAGATACTCCGATCGCCACGACTGCAGCTACGATTACAAAGCCAGCGGAAGAGAGGCGATCGCGAGGGAGAATCCGGTGGTAAAAGCTCCGAAAATTGTGAAGATATGA